A window of the Podospora bellae-mahoneyi strain CBS 112042 chromosome 6, whole genome shotgun sequence genome harbors these coding sequences:
- the GLC3 gene encoding alpha-1,4-glucan branching enzyme (EggNog:ENOG503Q3MX; CAZy:GH13; COG:G), with product MDPVALESSNTLAKNGHTAGNIPNDGTGVVALDPYLEPFKPALKRRFDKAQEWIKKIEKTEGGLDKFSKGADTFGIHQNDDGSIYYKEWAPNAKQAALIGEFNNWDRNAHRMTRNDFGVFEITIPPTSDGKAAIPHNSKIKISLELPDGQWIDRLPAWIKYVTQDLSVSPAYDARFWNPPASERYSFKHQRPKRPESLRIYEAHVGISSPELRVTTYKEFTKNMLPRIKSLGYNAIQLMAIMEHAYYASFGYQVNNFFAASSRYGPPEDLKELVDTAHSLGLVVLLDVVHSHASKNVLDGLNEFDGTDHQYFHAGAKGKHELWDSRLFNYGHHEVLRFLLSNLRFWMDEYHFDGFRFDGVTSMLYLHHGIGTGFSGGYHEYFGADVDEEAVVYLMLANELLHELYPDVITVAEDVSGMPALCLPLSLGGVGFDYRLAMAIPDMWIKILKEKKDEEWDIGNITFTLTNRRHGEKTIAYAESHDQALVGDKSLMMHLCDAELYTHMSTLTPLTPVIDRGMALHKMIRLLTHALGGEGYLNFEGNEFGHPEWLDFPREGNQNSFWYARRQLNLTEDRLLRYQFLNNFDRSMNLCENKYGWLHAPQAYISLKHEGDKVIVFERAGVVFAFNFHPTQSFENYRIGVDVAGTYRVVLDSDTKEHGGFSRVDSNTRFFTEPLEWNHRRNCTHIYLPCRTALVFALESTTTPNGH from the exons ATGGATCCCGTTGCTCTTGAATCGTCCAACACCCTGGCCAAGAATGGTCATACCGCTGGTAACATCCCCAATGATGGAACTG GCGTGGTTGCCCTCGATCCCTATCTTGAGCCATTCAAGCCTGCGTTGAAGAGACGCTTTGACAAGGCTCAAGAATGGATCAAGAAGATTGAGAAGACCGAAGGTGGTCTGGACAAGTTCAGCAAG GGCGCTGACACGTTTGGCATCCATCAAAATGACGACGGCAGCATCTACTACAAGGAATGGGCACCCAATGCCAAACAGGCAGCTCTCATTGGTGAATTCAACAACTGGGACCGCAATGCCCATCGCATGACGAGGAACGACTTTGGTGTCTTTGAGATCACCATTCCTCCCACCTCTGACGGCAAAGCTGCCATCCCCCACAACTCCAAGATCAAGATCTCTCTTGAGCTCCCAGACGGGCAGTGGATCGACAGACTACCGGCCTGGATCAAGTATGTCACCCAGGATCTCTCCGTCTCGCCCGCCTACGATGCTCGGTTCTGGAACCCCCCCGCCTCTGAGAGGTACTCTTTCAAGCACCAGAGGCCCAAGAGGCCAGAGAGCTTGAGGATCTACGAAGCCCATGTCGGTATCTCGTCACCAGAGCTCAGGGTTACCACCTACAAGGAATTCACCAAGAACATGCTCCCACGCATCAAGAGCCTGGGTTACAACGCCATCCAGCTCATGGCCATCATGGAACACGCCTACTATGCCAGCTTCGGCTACCAGGTCAAcaacttcttcgccgccagcagcagatATGGCCCGCCTGAGGACCTGAAGGAGTTGGTCGACACGGCTCACAGCCTGGGACTCGTTGTTCTTCTCGATGTTGTTCACAGTCACGCTTCCAAGAACGTCCTGGACGGCCTGAACGAGTTTGATGGCACAGACCACCAGTACTTCCACGCGGGTGCCAAAGGAAAGCACGAGCTCTGGGACAGCAGACTGTTCAACTATGGCCACCATGAGGTGCTCAGATTCCTCCTGAGCAACTTGAGATTCTGGATGGACGAGTACCACTTTGATGGATTCCGGTTCGACGGTGTTACTAGCATGCTTTACCTTCATCACGGTATTGGAAC CGGCTTCTCGGGTGGTTACCATGAGTACTTTGGTGCTGATGTCgacgaggaggctgttgtcTACCTCATGTTGGCCAACGAACTGCTTCACGAACTCTACCCTGACGTCATCACGGTTGCTGAGGATGTCTCTGGCATGCCGGCGCTTTGTCTGCCACTCTCactgggtggtgttggcttcGACTACAGACTTGCCATGGCCATTCCCGACATGTGGATCAAGAtcctcaaggagaagaaggatgaggagtggGACATTGGCAACATTaccttcaccctcaccaaccgcCGTCACGGCGAAAAGACGATCGCCTATGCCGAGAGTCACGATCAAGC TCTTGTCGGTGACAAGTCTCTTATGATGCATCTGTGCGACGCTGAGCTCTACACCCATATGTCTACGCTCACCCCATTGACCCCGGTTATTGACCGCGGTATGGCCTTGCACAAGATGATCCGTCTGTTGACCCATGCTCTCGGAGGCGAGGGCTACCTCAACTTTGAGGGCAACGAGTTTGGTCACCCCGAGTGGTTGGACTTCCCCCGTGAGGGCAATCAGAACTCTTTCTGGTATGCTCGCCGCCAGCTGAACCTGACCGAGGACCGCCTCCTTCGGTATCAGTTCCTCAACAACTTTGACCGCTCCATGAACTTGTGTGAGAACAAGTATGGCTGGCTGCATGCTCCCCAGGCGTACATCTCGCTCAAGCACGAAGGTGACAAGGTCATCGTCTTTGAGCGGGCTGGCGTGGTGTTTGCTTTCAACTTCCACCCAACACAGAGCTTTGAGAACTACCGCATCGGTGTCGATGTCGCAGGCACATATAGGGTTGTGCTCGACTCTGACACCAAGGAGCACGGCGGCTTTAGCAGAGTCGACTCGAACACACGGTTCTTCACCGAGCCTCTGGAGTGGAACCACCGGAGGAACTGCACTCATATCTACCTCCCTTGCAGGACTGCTCTGGTCTTTGCTTTGGAGTCGACCACCACTCCAAACGGTCACTGA
- the ATP2 gene encoding atp2, beta subunit of the F1 sector of mitochondrial F1F0 ATP synthase (EggNog:ENOG503NVU5; BUSCO:EOG09261T74; COG:C): protein MKEGKSWKPTEWLVLSRKCGSAQSKSSKLGIRQVTWKDGAPQLLAESSSRDFRTRFLPPPSHSLCLAHPPSKSALTIVKMFKSGISAFARTARPSFAAATRRAVRPAPLNFRAPALSRFASTAGVGDGKIYQVIGKLDRPDHKHAPTLEVGQSGKIQLTMSLPTNRCRRRWLVTATPPSKNNLDNIVPEIIVADPLPTVKFDTEKLPPILNALETQNGGNKLVLEVASMVGDTQLTFASVGPATLGRIMNVTGDPIDERGPIKTDKRLPIHAEAPEFIEQSTTAEILVTGIKVVDLLAPYARGGKIGLFGGAGVGKTVFIQELINNIAKAHGGYSVFTGVGERTREGNDLYHEMQETSVIQLDGESKVALVFGQMNEPPGARARVALTGLTVAEYFRDEEGQDVLLFIDNIFRFTQAGSEVSALLGRIPSAVGYQPTLAVDMGGMQERITTTTKGSITSVQAVYVPADDLTDPAPATTFAHLDATTVLSRGISELGIYPAVDPLDSKSRMLDPRIVGEEHYQTATRVQQILQEYKSLQDIIAILGMDELSEADKLTVERARKIQRFLSQPFTVAQVFTGIEGKLVDLKDTIASFKAILSGEGDDLPEGAFYMVGDFASARAKGEKILAELEASA, encoded by the exons ATGAAAGAAgggaagagctggaagccAACAGAATGGCTGGTGCTGTCGAGAAAATGTGGGTCCGCTCAGTCAAAAAGCTCCAAACTTGGAATCCGTCAGGTCACGTGGAAAGATGGAGCTCCGCAGCTTCTAGCCGAAAGCTCATCGAGAGATTTTCGAACCCgttttcttcctcctccaagccatTCTCTCTGCCTTGCACATCCACCATCCAAGTCCGCCCTTACCATCGTCAAGATGTTCAAGAG cGGCATTTCCGCCTTCGCCCGGACGGCTCGTCCCTCCTTCGCGGCGGCGACTCGTCGCGCCGTTCGCCCGGCCCCCCTCAACTTCAGAGCCCCTGCCCTCAGCAGATTCGCCAGCACggccggtgttggtgatggcaagATCTACCAGGTCATCGGTAAGCTCGACCGGCCAGACCACAAGCATGCGCCCACACTAGAGGTGGGACAATCCGGGAAAATTCAGCTAACCATGTCTCTCCCAACCAACAGGTGCCGTCGTCGATGGTTAGTAaccgcaacaccacccagcaAAAACAATCTTGACAATATCGTCCCCGAGATCATTGTCGCTGACCCCCTGCCCACAGTCAAGTTCGACACCGAGAAGCTCCCCCCCATTCTCAACGCCCTTGAGACCCAAAACGGTGGCAACAAGCTTGTCCTCGAGGTCGCG AGTATGGTCGGGGACACCCAACTGACGTTTGCTAGTGTCGGCCCTGCCACTCTTGGTCGTATCATGAACGTCACCGGTGACCCGATCGACGAGCGTGGACCCATCAAGACTGACAAGCGCCTCCCCATTCACGCCGAGGCTCCCGAGTTCATTGAGcagtccaccaccgccgagaTTCTCGTTACCGGTATCAAGGTcgtcgacctcctcgccccctaCGCCCGTGGTGGAAAGATTGGTCTCttcggtggtgccggtgtcGGCAAGACTGTGTTCATTCAGgagctcatcaacaacatcgcCAAGGCCCACGGTGGTTACTCCGTCTTCACTGGTGTCGGTGAGCGTACCCGTGAGGGTAACGATCTGTACCACGAAATGCAGGAGACTTCCGTCATTCAGCTTGATGGCGAGTCCAAGGTCGCCCTGGTCTTCGGTCAGATGAACGAGCCTCCTGGAGCCCGTGCCCGTGTCGCCCTTACCGGTCTTACCGTCGCTGAGTACTTCCGTGACGAGGAGGGTCAGGATG TGTTGCTCTTCATTGACAACATTTTCCGCTTCACCCAGGCCGGTTCCGAGGTGTCTGCCCTTCTTGGTCGTATCCCCTCTGCCGTCGGTTACCAAcccaccctcgccgtcgACATGGGTGGTATGCAGGAGcgtatcaccaccaccaccaagggtTCCATTACCTCCGTCCAGGCCGTCTACGTCCCTGCTGACGATTTGACTGATCCTgcccccgccaccaccttcGCCCATTTGGACGCCACCACCGTCTTGTCCCGTGGTATCTCCGAGTTGGGTATCTACCCCGCCGTCGACCCTCTCGACTCCAAGTCTCGTATGCTCGACCCCCGCATTGTCGGTGAGGAGCACTACCAGACCGCCACCCGTGTCCAGCAGATCCTCCAGGAGTACAAGTCTCTTCAGGATATCATTGCCATTCTTGGTATGGACGAACTTTCTGAAGCCGATAAGCTTACCGTCGAGCGTGCCCGCAAGATCCAGCGTTTCCTGAGCCAGCCTTTCACTGTCGCCCAGGTTTTCACTGGTATCGAGGGTAAGCTCGTCGACCTCAAGGACACCATCGCCTCCTTCAAGGCCATTCTTtctggtgagggtgatgaccTCCCTGAGGGTGCTTTCTACATGGTTGGTGACTTTGCTTCCGCCCGCGCCAAGGGTGAGAAGATTCTTGCCGAGCTTGAAGCGAGCGCTTaa
- a CDS encoding hypothetical protein (CAZy:CE1; EggNog:ENOG503P0RD; COG:Q), whose product MAWSMSTLVRLVALAAGGVMGAQLTAVTYPNNATSKPQMHVYVPDKPWSGQGKGPLVVAIHSCQSSGPSYFNNAKIPWRQGSDRKGYVTVWPSSPNNGGCWDVSSKRSLVRNGGGDSHAIANMILYAIEKYNIDKEKVFVTGGSSGGMMSNVMAAAYPDLIRAVSLYSGVPAGCFVSSGGGVAQWNNSCSGGQSRASVEQWGNVVRAMYPGYTGPRPRMQVWHGSADGTLSPNNYQETIKQWTNVFGLSQTPTSTVQNFPERNYRTENYGTEGMLQGIWAQGVGHSVPSNLTASEQWFGI is encoded by the exons ATGGCTTGGTCGATGTCGACTCTAGTCCGGCTTGTTGCCCTGGCTGCTGGGGGTGTTATGGGAGCGCAGTTGACGGCTGTGACTTATCCTAATAATGCTACTAGTAAGCCGCAGAT GCACGTCTACGTCCCTGACAAGCCCTGGTCCGGTCAGGGAAAAGGACCGCTGGTTGTCGCGATCCACTCCTGCCAGAGCTCCGGGCCGAGTTATTTTAATAATGCAAAGATCCCTTGGAGGCAAGGGAGTGACAGGAAGGGGTATGTCACTGTCTGGCCTAGCAGTCCCAACaatgggggttg CTGGGATGTGAGCTCGAAGAGATCCTTGGTCAGGAACGGAGGTGGTGACAGCCACGCGATTGCAAACATGATCCTCTACGCCATCGAAAAGTACAACATTGACAAGGAAAAAGTTTTTGTCACGGGGGGTTCGtcgggggggatgatgagcaaTGTCATGGCGGCTGCGTATCCTGATTTGATCAGGGCTGTTTCGCTTTATAGCGGGGTGCCGGCGGGTTGTTTTGTTAGTagtggagggggagtggcGCAGTGGAATAATAGTTGTAGTGGGGGGCAGAGTAGAGCTTCTGTTGAGCAGTG GGGGAACGTGGTGAGAGCAATGTACCCAGGGTATACCGGTCCTAGACCCAGGATGCAGGTCTGGCATGGCAGTGCTGATGGGACTCTGAGCCCGAACAACTACCAGGAGACGATCAAGCAGTGGACGAATGTGTTTGGGTTGAGCCAGACGCCGACGAGCACGGTGCAGAATTTCCCGGAGAGGAACTACAGGACAGAGAACTATGGGACGGAGGGGATGTTGCAGGGGATTTGGGCGCAAGGGGTGGGGCATAGTGTTCCGAGTAATTTGACGGCTAGTGAGCAGTGGTTTGGGATTTAG
- a CDS encoding hypothetical protein (EggNog:ENOG503P45P; COG:S), whose product MPDGDTTPNRSRRTKQNVNYNVRQMWNTAVGKEPKKRRKFGDAVEIGANQQVDEHVITYLLPPEQVQMVKFICIVCAAENDNLTQLRLHYQSHPQYLFSFEIRPKLGCCVTVKPNSENPGSPLRPKVYQLGLPVEPLDVEKYVNGDESWLEHRLGPDNDRDVVNNGKPAKPQPKPAPQKPTRPAVLVPKTKQPLFDPYSKVALEPGTPVPQYPIDDSWLLLKHREALQDFIDLNHEEKEYMQEWDAFILRKHLSSQQYLPKAFLQFVKDKAGWLVEKQARAEEFSKHVSTLLARRVLGENEVIESTALLNEARERKSKAVNGEVSGGGGEEGRKGKRTGGCCVGCGEPVPVSEMVVCGNKECTNRLWHDRCVDDKKTAKKLGRKWKCKGCRV is encoded by the exons ATGCCTGACGGTGATACGACACCCAACAGGTCGAGACGCACAAAACAGAATGTCAACTACAATGTTAGGCAGATGTGGAATACGGCTGTTGGGAAGGAACCCAAGAAGCGGAGGAAGTTTGGCGACGCGGTGGAAATTGGGGCGAATCAGCAAGTTGACGAGCACGTCATCACCTACCTCCTGCCCCCAGAACAGGTGCAGATGGTGAAGTTCATCTGCATCGTCTGCGCCGCCGAGAACGACAATTTGACCCAGCTCCGGCTACACTACCAGAGCCACCCACAGTACCTGTTCAGCTTTGAAATTCGGCCCAAGCTGGGCTGCTGCGTTACTGTCAAGCCCAACAGCGAGAACCCGGGCAGTCCGCTCAGACCTAAGGTGTACCAGCTTGGTCTACCGGTGGAACCGCTGGATGTGGAAAAATATGTGAATGGGGACGAGAGCTGGCTTGAGCATAGGCTGGGTCCGGACAACGATAGGGATGTTGTGAATAATGGGAAGCCGGCGAAGCCACAGCCA AAACCGGCCCCCCAAAAACCCACCAGACCAGCCGTCCTTGTTCCCAAGACGAAGCAGCCACTCTTTGACCCATACAGTAAAGTTGCCCTCGAACCCGGCACCCCAGTCCCTCAGTACCCGATAGACGACTCCTGGCTCTTGCTTAAGCACCGCGAGGCCCTTCAGGATTTCATCGATCTCAACCACGAAGAAAAAGAGTACATGCAAGAATGGGACGCCTTTATTCTCCGGAAGCATCTTTCATCACAGCAGTACCTGCCTAAGGCCTTTTTGCAATTCGTGAAGGACAAGGCGGGGTGGCTGGTGGAGAAGCAGGCGAGGGCGGAAGAGTTTAGTAAACATGTTAGCACgctgttggcgaggagggtgttgggggagaatGAGGTGATTGAGTCGACGGCGTTGCTGAATGAGgcgagggaaaggaagagcAAAGCGGTGAATGGAGAGGTtagtggtgggggtggtgaggaggggaggaaggggaagaggactGGGGGGTGTTGCGTGGGATGTGGGGAGCCGGTGCCGGTCAGTGAGATGGTTGTTTGTGGGAACAAG GAATGCACAAACCGGTTGTGGCACGATCGCTGTGTAGACGATAAGAAGACAGCGAAGAAACTGGGCAGGAAATGGAAGTGCAAGGGCTGCAGGGTTTAG
- a CDS encoding hypothetical protein (EggNog:ENOG503NXPV), which produces MKTRNGGVVVSHTPGSATSPVLRRSLRPRTPRQDAGVQGGASSGGEADDPHVSLSSRVTRSSASSFSSTTSTNGHRVVQSPQQQQQLITTSLPFRTPVGSYGKRAVSPGALSAGTARRRSKRTRHRSGFYNDESEGDPEEDDHGSFTTTLGVGAKRTGSPRRSSARSVKRRKQTTPTRQTLRAGQLLLKPPKTATTTPEAVAESRPQEVFIPNWVSLPWFFWEQVFQDASSSLEDSHRAKWLLAASTICRALEEPAITALYRRPPLASRGMAHGLVSLLAKDPSTTLFAYRTKIRRLSIDVNEIASKLHRGEPLDFTQLLRHLPELKALELYHWKDDPVMRDMGSNLRWRYPRQLFQGLEASGARLVEWRWNRRFTEHAFDWGEIKKIHERELSSVKKVTLLNYQLPSLEATSRDDEAEVLERDNVFVKNMADAINALSQLEHVGFEYSNAVDDRILPMLPRNLRGLDLINCCEITDEDLASFLLTHGNRLESLTLRHNRALSLSWLTILGKACPRLKWVVMDYKIGAQIELGYRNVDATCGVLERFESAPVWPETLIGIELKDFKHWTAEAAEVFFRSLVDCAGGLSRLREIDLKVMLDVPYQQRSDFRDRWRNTLRKVFLRDDFNEDTGITSLRAAPAAAVGGEVVEPPLSVAKKTKKRGVDSPSRRSSRIREQYSNPSSRASSVGRDLRGGRVAEKKGFGFSYAEPETDGEDIMGEDNDDDMEVDDEEKEEEKEEELYYKQGMCNRVEVVLDNGKPVAMPYSMNDFVDVDEGGSGEGNDDSDEDWDGGDGGEGEDEGYAW; this is translated from the coding sequence ATGAAGACTCGCAacggtggtgtggtggtgtctcACACACCTGGATCCGCTACGTCGCCGGTGCTGCGCCGGAGCTTGCGGCCTCGTACTCCGCGCCAAGATGCCGGCGTCCAGGGGGGTGCGTCGTCAGGAGGAGAGGCCGATGATCCCCACGTTTCGCTCAGCAGCCGGGTCACCAGGAGCTCAGCCTCGTCTTTCAGCTctaccacctccaccaacggCCATCGTGTGGTACAAtcaccgcagcagcagcagcagctaATCACCACATCGCTTCCATTTCGGACGCCTGTCGGGTCGTACGGCAAAAGAGCCGTGTCACCGGGTGCTTTGTCGGCTGGTACCGCTCGTCGTCGCTCAAAACGCACGAGACACAGGTCGGGGTTTTACAATGATGAGAGTGAGGGTGAccctgaggaggatgatCATGGGAGCTTCACGACGACGCTGGGTGTTGGTGCCAAGCGCACCGGCAGTCCGAGACGGAGTAGTGCTAGGTctgtgaagaggaggaagcagaCGACGCCTACTAGACAGACGCTGCGGGCTGGGCAATTGTTGCTCAAGCCGCCCAAGACAGCGACTACTACGCCAGAGGCTGTCGCTGAATCCAGACCTCAGGAAGTGTTCATTCCCAACTGGGTCAGTCTGCCCTGGTTCTTTTGGGAGCAGGTCTTTCAAGATGCCTCCTCGTCCCTTGAAGACTCGCACAGAGCGAAATGGCTTCTTGCTGCAAGCACAATCTGTCGAGCTTTGGAAGAGCCTGCCATTACTGCTTTATATCGTCGCCCTCCACTGGCCAGCAGGGGCATGGCACACGGCCTTGTGTCGCTCCTTGCTAAAGACCCGAGCACGACGTTATTTGCCTACCGGACCAAGATCAGGAGACTTTCTATCGATGTCAATGAGATTGCTTCCAAGCTTCACAGGGGTGAGCCGCTCGACTTTACACAGCTGCTGCGTCACCTCCCCGAGCTCAAGGCGCTGGAGCTGTACCATTGGAAGGACGACCCGGTGATGAGGGATATGGGGAGCAACCTCCGCTGGCGGTATCCCAGGCAACTGTTCCAAGGGTTGGAGGCGTCGGGTGCGAGGCTGGTGGAGTGGCGATGGAATCGCCGGTTCACGGAGCACGCGTTTGACTGGggggagatcaagaagattCATGAGAGGGAGTTGTCCAgtgtgaagaaggtgacCTTGCTCAATTACCAGCTTCCTTCTCTTGAGGCCACGTcgagggatgatgaggcgGAGGTTTTGGAAAGGGATAACGTTTTTGTGAAAAATATGGCCGACGCGATCAATGCCTTGTCGCAACTGGAGCATGTCGGGTTTGAGTACTCGAATGCAGTCGACGATAGGATCCTTCCAATGCTGCCCAGGAACCTTAGAGGTCTCGATCTGATCAACTGCTGCGAGATTACCGACGAGGATCTCGCCAGTTTTTTGCTCACGCACGGCAATAGACTGGAGAGCTTGACGCTGAGGCATAACCGCGCGCTGTCGCTTTCGTGGCTTACGATTTTGGGGAAGGCGTGTCCGAGGTTGAAGTGGGTAGTGATGGACTACAAGATTGGGGCGCAGATTGAGCTGGGGTATCGGAATGTTGATGCGACGTGTggggtgctggagaggtTTGAGAGTGCGCCTGTTTGGCCGGAGACGTTGATTGGGATCGAGCTGAAGGATTTCAAGCATTGGACTGCGGAGGCGGCCGAGGTTTTTTTTCGGTCGCTTGTTGATTGCGCGGGGGGGCTGTCTAGGTTGAGGGAGATTGACTTGAAGGTTATGCTTGATGTGCCGTATCAGCAGAGGTCGGATTTTAGGGACAGGTGGCGTAATACGCTCAGGAAGGTGTTTTTGAGGGATGATTTTAATGAGGATACGGGGATTACTTCGTTGAgagctgctcctgctgctgctgttggtggggaggtggttgaacCCCCTCTGTCTGTGGCCAAGAAAACCAAGAAACGGGGCGTGGATAGCCcgtcgaggagaagcagcaggaTCAGGGAGCAGTattccaacccctccagccgGGCTAGTAGTGTTGGTCGGGATTTGAGGGGTGGTAGggtggcggagaagaaggggtttgggttttCGTATGCGGAGCCGGAgacggatggggaggatattATGGGAGaagataatgatgatgatatggaggttgatgatgaggaaaaggaggaggagaaggaggaggagttgtaCTATAAGCAGGGAATGTGCAAcagggtggaggttgtgcTGGACAATGGGAAGCCGGTGGCGATGCCGTACAGCATGAATGACTTTGTGGATGTGGACGAGGGGGGgagcggggaggggaatgatgatagtgatgaggattgggatgggggggatgggggggagggggaggatgaggggtaTGCTTGGTga
- the UFD1 gene encoding ubiquitin fusion degradation protein (EggNog:ENOG503NUZU; COG:O; BUSCO:EOG09263WLB), giving the protein MFGYGGGGRAPRVQRFDEYYRCYPLVMAPGAERPELNYGSKIFLPPSALDKVSRLHVQWPIMLELINGAEGKHTHAGVLEFVAEEGRAYVPQWMMLTLKLDVGDMIQIKTTSLELAKLVKLQPQSVNFLDISDPRAVLEKAFRNFATLTKGDVFNFEYNDEIYEMAVLEVKPETDKMGVCMIETDVSVDFAPPVGYVEPERQPRGSGTSTPRSAMGPGGVAPGGLMHSQGTMAQAINYGAIAPSAVNVMIGNFAGEGNRLSKKGSKASTPKPATPVAGASVNIGNVALPAAALPKRRNNGPAPLRLPPNKLFLGYEIKPVKTAADKEREAANAKQPHFAGRGQTLRGVVKNPEDEEKPPVEKKPEERKGRRLDGKDPR; this is encoded by the exons ATG TTTGGCTACGGAGGCGGGGGTAGAGCCCCTCGCGTACAGCGATTCGATGAATACTATCGCTGCTACCCATTGGTCATGGCCCCCGGCGCCGAACGCCCCGAGCTCAACTACGGCTCCAAgatcttcctccctccttcgGCTCTCGACAAGGTATCTAGGTTACACGTCCAGTGGCCGATTATGCTGGAGTTGATCAACGGGGCCGAGGGCAAGCACACACATGCTGGCGTGCTAGAGTtcgtggccgaggagggcaGGGCTTATGTTCCTCAATGG ATGATGCTAACACTCAAACTCGACGTCGGCGACATGATCCAAATCAAGACGACCTCTCTCGAGCTTGCCAAGCTGGTCAAGCTGCAACCCCAGTCAGTCAACTTCCTCGACATCAGCGATCCACGCGCCGTTCTCGAAAAGGCCTTTCGCAACTTTGCCACTCTGACCAAGGGTGATGTTTTCAACTTTGAATACAACGACGAGATTTACGAGATGGCTGTGCTGGAGGTCAAGCCCGAGACGGACAAGATGGGCGTCTGCATGATAGAGACCGATGTCAGTGTTGATTTTGCCCCACCAGTGGGTTATGTCGAGCCTGAGAGACAGCCTCGTGGAAGCGGCACCAGCACTCCGCGCAGTGCCATGGGCCCAGGTGGAGTGGCTCCCGGAGGTCTGATGCACAGCCAGGGGACCATGGCGCAAGCCATCAACTACGGTGCCATTGCTCCCAGCGCAGTTAACGTCATGATCGGGAACTTTGCTGGGGAGGGTAACCGGCTGAGCAAGAAGGGAAGTAAGGCGTCAACACCAAAGCCGGCGACTCCAGTTGCTGGTGCGTCAGTTAATATCGGGAATGTTGCGCTACCTGCTGCGGCGCTGCCCAAGAGAAGGAATAACGGTCCGGCGCCGTTGCGTTTGCCGCCAAATAAACTGTTCCTGGGGTATGAGATCAAGCCTGTCAAGACAGCTGCTgacaaggagagagaggcggCGAACGCCAAGCAGCCTCACTTTGCTGGCCGAGGACAGACGTTGCGCGGAGTGGTCAAGAATccagaggacgaggagaagccTCCGGTTGAAAAGAAGCCAGAggaaaggaagggaaggCGGTTGGATGGCAAGGACCCCCGGTAA